From the Flavobacterium gyeonganense genome, the window TAATGTGATAGAAGAAATTAAAAGTGGTCTTAAAATTAATTTATGGAGGTTAATTTTAATTATAATAAACTATATATTTTTTAAATATGATAGTTTTTATAAATAATAAATAAAATATTAAAATTTAAATTAATTAATAAATAAAATTGATATTTATAGAAAAATAGATTTTTGAAGTTTATATTCTGAATTAAATGAAAATAAAATCTCGTTTTAAACTTTATCAACAATTCAATGTTGATAAGCGTTAAAAGAGCATAAATGGAAGTAAAAATTAAAATAAAGCTTTCTCTTTAACTATTTTTAGAAAGATGATAAATGAATCGGAAGTAATTAAAAAATGTCTTAAAATCAATTTATGAAGGTTACTTTTAATCTATCAAAATTATAATTTAAAACATTATAATAGAAAAAATAAATAATAAAAAAAAGCGCTAATAAAAGCGCTTTTAATAAATAATATTGATATTACTTCTTCGTCATTTCAGCGAGAATTTCAATTTCTCTTTCCGAAGCATTTTTTGGTGGATTTGAATATGATTTCAAAATATCTTCTTCAAATTGCTTTCTTAAATCTGAATTTTCAATATCTCTTAAATTCAAAAGTGCTTTCGATCTCACATAAGTCGATTCACTTCTGAGAGACATCGTATATAATTTTTTAATATCCTCATCTTCAAAATCCGAAGATTTCCAGTTTGAATATTTCAATAAAAATTGAGAAAACAACAATGAAGCTTTATTATTGTTGATATTCTTCTTTAATGAATTTTGTAATAAAGAAAAACTTGAAATAGTTGCGATGCTCTCCCCTATCGCACTTTCAATTGCAATACGTTCCTGTTTAGTTTCAACTTTAAAATATTTGTTAATTTCTTTTAAAGAATTATTGATGCTGTTTTCTTCTTTTTTACCTTTTTCTTCCCAGGCATCTTTCAGTCCAACAGTTTTATTAAATACTAATTTTGAAGCAGTTGAGTCTTTATCAACAGTAAAATAACCCAAACGCTGAAATTGGAATTTATCTTCATTTTGAGCTGTTGCTAAACTTGGTTCAACATATCCAGTTACGATTTCTAATGAATTTGGATTCACAAAATCTAAGAAATTTTTCTCTTTATAACTGTCTGGAGCTTCATCTGTAAACAAGCGATCGTACAAACGAACTTCTGCTTCTAAAGCATGTTTTATAGAAACCCAATGTAAGGTTCCGGATACTTTTCTCTGGCTTGCTTCTGTTCCGCTTCCGCTTAAAGAATCGGTATCATAAGTTACATGAATTTCAGTAATATTGCCTTCAGCATCTTTTATAACTGATTCTGCTTTAATAATATACGCATTTTTAAGACGTACTTCTTTTCCGAGAGTCAAACGGAAATATTTAGCCGGAGCTTCTTCTAAAAAATCTTCTCTTTCAATGTATAATTCACGGGAAAAAGGTACTTTTCTGAAACCTGCATTTTCATCTTCCTGATTATTTTCGGCTTCAAGCCACTCTTCTTTTCCTTCAGGATAATTGGTAATTACCAATTTTACAGGATCCAAAACTGCCATTACACGAGGTGCAATTTTGTTCAGATCTTCACGAATACAAAACTCTAAAACCGATACATTGATCAAGTTATCACGTTTTGCAATACCAATTGTATTAGCAAAATTACGTAAAGAAGCAGCGGTATAACCACGTCTTCTTAATCCTGAAATAGTAGACATTCTGGGATCATCCCAACCGTTAACATGCTTTTCTTTAACCAATTGCTGTAATTTTCTTTTACTAACAACAGTGTGTGATAAATTACGTCTGGCAAATTCCCTTTGTTTTGGACGAATTAGATTTTCATCTATAATCTGGTCTAAAAACCAATCGTACAATTCACGGTGAGGCAGGAATTCCAGTGTACAAAATGAATGTGAAATAGCTTCTAAATAATCACTTTGTCCATGTGCCCAATCGTACATTGGATAGATTTTCCAGGTATCTCCGGTTCTATGGTGATGTTTGTGTAAAATCCTGTACATGATAGGATCACGCATCAACATGTTAGTTGATTTCATGTCAATTTTAGCACGAAGAATATGTGTGCCAGCTTCAAATTCACCATTTTTCATTCTTTCGAATAAATCTAAATTTTCTTCAACAGAACGATTTCTGTATGGACTATCAGTTCCTACAGTTGTAGGAGTTCCTTTTTGAGCAGCCATTTCTTCAGAAGTCTGACTGTCAACATACGCCTTATCTTTTTTAATTAATAAAACGGCCCAATCGTACAGCTGTTGAAAATAATCTGAAGCATAACATTCTTCTGCCCAGGTATATCCTAACCATTCTACGTCTTTTTTAATAGCATCAACAAATTCCTGTTCTTCTTTTTCCGGATTTGTATCGTCAAAACGTAAATTTACAGGTGACTGATAATCAATTCCTAAACCAAAATTTAATGCAATAGAACTTGCGTGTCCAATGTGTAAATAACCGTTTGGTTCGGGTGGAAAACGAAAGCGTAATTTAGAATTTGAAAGACCTGATTTAAGATCTTCTTCTATGATTTGTTCAATAAAATTGAGTGATTTATCTTCTGATGCCATTATTTATAGTAATTTTAGCAAAGATAAAAAAAGGTTTCAGGTTTCAGGTTTAAAGTTATTTAACTAGTGCAAAACCTGAAACTTTAAACGTGAAACAACATAAAAATGGGCATTATAAAATTAAAAAACATCCGTACTTTTTCTTATCATGGATGTATGATTGAAGAAGGAAAAATAGGATCTGATTACACTGTTGACTTAAAAATTAAAACCAATTTACAGCAATCAGCAGAAACAGATGACCTAACTGATACGGTCGATTATGTACATTTGAATAAAATTGTTACTGAGGAAATGGCAATTCGTTCGCATTTATTAGAACATGTAGCTAAAAGAATCAATAATCGCATATTGGCAGAGATACAATCAGTAGAAAAAACGACAGTTTGGGTTTCAAAGATAAATCCTCCTATTGGTGGTGATGTTGAATCAGTTACCATAAAAATGACGGAAATCAGAAAGTAATTCTTTAGGTTAAAACCGTATTTTTTCAAAATACTTTATTCGAAACTTTTTAATTTTAAAGATTTTAGTTACTTTTGCCATCCGTTCAAGCAATGGCGTCGTGGCCGAGCGGCTAGGCTGGGCTCTGCAAAAGCTCCTACTCCGGTTCGAATCCGGACGATGCCTCAAAACCTTCAAGGAAACTTGGAGGTTTTTTTATATCTAATTTTTAAGAAAAATTAATTAAAGAGATAGTTCGAATCTCGAGGATTCTTCCAAAATACATACAGTAATGTGTGTATTTTTTGTGCTTTATTTTGACGATCTTATAAACACAAAAAACCTCTGAAATCAGAGGTTCTATTTGTATTTTGAGTTATTAACAACTCTTATTTTTCTATCCTTTCAAAAGCATTTTTCATCATTTCTTTTTCTTTTGGAAACCATCCCTGGGTAATTAATACTACACCAAAAACCATTAAAACAATACTGATTCCTTTTTTAATTTTAAGAATATTCACAGGTGTCATTTTAGATTTTAATTGCTTGGCCAATACGATTTTAAGACAGTCAACCAATAAATATGTTATGATTACAGAAGTAAAAAAAGTAATCATTCTTGAGTTTTGCATTTCTAATTTTGGTCCGACAGAAATGATTACTGCAAGCCAGAAACCAAGAACTCCAATGTTAATAACGTTCAGTAAAAAGCCTTTTACAAATAAACTTCCATAATTTCTTTTTAAAATATCCCGATCAATTTCTTCATCATTGATTTTTTCTACTTTTTTTAATTTTACAAATGAAATAATACCATAAGACAACATAATGATACCGCCAAAAATAAAAAGAGCAGGATCATCCTTTAAACTTGAAATTAACCTGTAACTTCCTAAATAGGCAATTGCTATAAAAAAAATATCACCTAATACTACTCCAAGATCAAAGACAATTGCAGATCTAAAACCTTTGGTAATACTGGTTTCTAATAAAACAAAAAATACTGGACCCACCATAAAGCTCAGAACAAGCCCCCATGGCAGCCCAGCCAGAATATCATTTATCATTCAATATTATTTTACTTCTTCTATTTTACCTCCAAAAACTGTTTTTTGGTTAATTTGTTTAGGTTTCCCATAAATGTAAATAGAGCCTCCTGCGCTTACTTTTGCATCAACAAGTGTTGAAGCATTTACATCAGCTTTTCCTCCCGCAGAAACGCTTACTGTGGTCTGAGAGGTTTCTAATTTACTTGCTAATAAATAACCTCCTGCACCTAAACTTGCCACCTGGTTCGAAGCTTTTCCGGCTAAAGTAATTTCTCCTCCGGAAACTGAACTTACCTTAAGTTTTTCAACCTCCAAATCTACATTAATTTTTCCACCTTCCTGAGCACTTACTTTAAAACTTGTTGCTTTTATAGTTTCTGAACTAGTAACAATTGCTCCTTCATTAACATCAATAAGTTCAATATGTTTGTAATACAAAGTAACTTCTAAGTCCTCGCCGGACAAAAGTTTTGGAAATGGCATTCTTATTTTTAGAATACCATTTTTATTAACAGCTTCTAATTCTGCTTCCCTTACTCCTTTTATAACCAATTTATTTTCAGATGACTGAACTAATTTTACATGTAATTTATCGTAAACTTTAACAGTATCAAAATCTCCTAATGTTTTGGTAACCTGACCAAAAGACATTTGGAAAAATAAGACAACTGCAATTATAATTAATTTTTTCATTTCTTTAAATTTTTAAATTTAACAACTTATTCTGCTCGTCGTAAAAAATGGAAATCCAGTTGTTTTTTAACTAAATCTGCATTTTTTACTTTAACGTAAATTTCATCCCCTAATTGCAATATACTGTCAGAAGTAGCTCCTACAAGTGCATATTGCTTTTCATCAAAAGTATAATAATCATCTTTGATTTCTCTGATTCTTACCATTCCTTCGCATTTATTAGAAACAATTTCAACGTAAATTCCCCATTCGGTAACACCGGAAATAACACCAAGAAACTCTTCATCCTGGTGATCCTGCATGTATTTAACCTGCATGTATTTGATACTATCTCTTTCAGCATTTGTTGCTAAGCTTTCCATGTTAGAACAATGCAGACATTTGGTTTCGTATACTTCTTCGTCTACAGAAGCTCCTCCATCAAGGTAATACTGCAGCAAACGATGAACCATAACATCCGGATAACGACGAATTGGCGATGTAAAATGGCTGTAATAATCAAAAGCTAAACCGTAATGACCAATGTTATCTGTTGAATATTTGGCTTTACTCATACTTCTAATCGCAAGAGTATCAATTAAATTTTGCTCTTTTTTACCATTTACTTCTTCCATCAAAGAGTTCAATGATTTTGAAATATCGCCTTTATTTCTAAAGTCAATTTTATATCCAAACTTTGCAATTACCTGTTGCATTGCGATGAGTTTGTCTTCATTTGGTTCATCGTGAATACGATACACAAAAGTTTTCTTTTGTTTTCCGATATATTCTGCTACTTTTCTATTAGCCAAAAGCATGAATTCTTCAATCAGATGATTGGCATCTTTAGAAACTTTGAAATAAACACCTTCTGGTTCTCCTTCGGCATCCAAATTAAATTTCACTTCTACTTTATCAAAAGAAATAGCACCATTCTGCATTCTTTTCTTTCTTAAAATCTTTGCTAATTCATCTAGTTTTAAAGTTGCTTCAACAATTTCATCTGAAACAATATACGATTCTCCAGTTATCGAAATGTCAATTGGAATGGTATTATCTTTTGTTTCAATGATATACTGTGCTTCTTCATAAGCAAAACGCTGATCTGAATAAATTACAGTTCTACCTAACCATTGGTTAATAACTTGTGCAGTTGGCGAAACTTCAAATACTGCAGAGAAAGTATATTTTTCTTCATGTGGGCGAAGTGAACAGGCAAAATTCGATAATACTTCCGGAAGCATTGGCACTACTCTATCGACCAAATAAACTGAAGTTGCTCTTTGATAGGCTTCATCATCCAGAATTGTTCCTTCTTCCAGATAATACGAAACATCAGCAATATGAACACCAATTTCGTAATTTCCGTTTTCTAACTTTTTGAAAGACAACGCATCATCAAAATCTTTAGCATCTTTTGGATCAATGGTAAAGGTAAGCGTGTCACGCATATCACGACGTTTTGCAATCTCAGATTGCTGAATCGAAGTGTCTATTTTTTGAGCATACACCTCTACTTCTACCGGAAAATCTGATGGCAAACCATATTCAGCTAAAATAGCATGAATCTCTGTATTGTGTTCTCCTGGCTTGCCTAAAACTTTAATGACAGATCCAAAAGGACTATCAGCTCTCTTTGGCCAGTCTTCAATTGTTACTAAAACAACATCTCCATTTTCGGCCTCTCCTATTTTATCTTTCGGAATAAAAATATCCGTGTACATTTTAGGATTTGCAGTTGAAACAAAAGCAAAATTGGGCTGAATGTCAATTACTCCAACGAATTCTGTTTTGTTTCTTTCAACAACTTCAATTACTTCACCTTCAGGACGTTTTCCTTTTCTACGGTTATAAACATAAACTTTGACTTTATCTTTATCTAATGCACGATTCAGATTATTGGTCGGAATAAAAATGTCTTCTGCAAAATCTTCACAAATAAAATAAGCTGTTTTACGGCTTGTCATATCAATTGTTCCTTCGTAATAATCCTGGCTTTCAGCTTTTACTAAATATTTACCAGGTTCCGATTCGATAATTTTTTTTGAACCAGCCATTATTTTTAAATCTTTTATGATCTGGTTTCTGCTTTTGTATCATCGAGTTCAAGTTTTGCTGCTATCTGTTTGTAATTAAATGCTTTATTAGGGCTTTTCGATAAAATCTTCAGTATTTTTCCTGAGAAATCGTTCTCATTTTTTATCGGTTTTCTAATTTTCTTACTCATATATCTTTTCTTATAAGGTTTAAAATTACAAATAAGATATCAGATAACGGATTTTAAGGTTTAGAATTATTAAAATTATAACTTTAAAAAGCAGATTTTTAGACATTTTTAAATTTCGTATCTTTATAAAAAGACCTTTTATGGAAAGCTTTAAAACAATTGCAATATTTAATTTTGAATACGAGACGGTAGTTCTTAAACATTTACTGGAGCAGGAAGATATCCCCTATTTTTTCGAGAACGAAATGACACTTTCAGTCGTACCTTTTTACACTACAGCTCTAGGCGGAATCAAACTTAAGGTTCATCCCAACGATTTTGTACAAGTTCAGCAAATTTTGGACAATCTCAATAATCCGCTTAAAATTGTTTGAGACAATTCAATTCAAACAAAAATTCATTTTAAAAATAAAATTTTTCATTTTCAACTTTTTTAGTTTTCAACATATATTAAATACAACAAAAAAGATTTTTAAAAATTTAAAAAAAATTGATGGTTATTATAGTGTGTTAATATGTGATATAAATTTATTTTTAAAAGTATTGAAATGAAGTTTCTTTTAGTTATTCTGAGTTATCAACATAGTTATTTGTAGTTAAAATATTAATTTTTAAGCCTTTTTCAATTTTAATTAACAACGGTTGACAACCAGAAATAGATTCATTTTGTAAATAAGTTGATATGTTCATTTTTGTTGAAAATGGCATTTTTAATATTAATAACTTTTCTAAAAATTCCTGAAACTTTTCTTGCATTTTTGATTTCAGTTTTGGATTAAGTATTTTTTTCACACAACCAAAAAAAACTTCTAATTTTCTATATCAACTTATCAACATTTCCTGTTAATTTAAAGTTAACTGAATATCAACGAATTAAGAACTTCTATTAACACTATAAAAATTTAACAAAAAAAATGATCTTTATTTATTGAATACCAGTATTTTATATATTTATAAAAAATGTTGATAACCGATAAAGGTTTGAAATTTAGATAATTGCAATTATGATTTTTGTATACATTTTAAGCAAAATATTTGAACAACAATTTTCTGTTAATAAACAAAAAAATAGTGAAAATTACTCTAATTTATAGAGAACATTCAATTATTGAGTAAATTTGCACAAACACAACTTAATAGTATTTAAAATGAAAATTTCGATAGGAAACGATCACGCAGGACCGGAGTATAAAAAAGCTATTGTAGCTATGCTTAAAGCAAAAGGATATGAAGTAACCAATTACGGAACAGATTCTGAAGATTCAGTTGATTATCCGGATTTTGGTCATCCTGTTGCTACTGATGTATCTGAAGGAAAAGCCGATTTTGGAATCGTAATCTGCGGAAGTGGAAACGGAATAGCCATGACAGTTAACAAACATCCAAAAGTAAGAGCTGGTTTATGCTGGAGTAAAGAAATTGCGGTTTTAGTCCGTTTGCATAATGATGCTAACATTATCAGTATTCCGGCACGTTTTACTTCAATTCCACAGGCAGTAGAAATGGTAGAAACTTTTTTAAATACTGAATTTGAAGGTGGAAGACATCAAAACAGGGTGAATAAAATAGCTTGTTCGTAAACAAGTCAAAAAATTCGGTGCTTCGCACCATATAACAAAAGCAAACCGGGTGGATTTTTTAAATCTTTCCGGTTTTATTTTAAAATACTGTAAATCAGTTTATTATTTGTAAAATATATAGTTATTAACAATGTTGATATTTATATTTTATGATTGATTGTAAAATAAATAATCACAATCTGAATCAAAATAATTCCAATAAATTTTACAATAAAAGAAGTTTTAGCTGTTTTATGGCTAAAGATTAACATTGCTGTTAATAACCCAATCGAACCACCAATAAAAGCGAGAAAAAACAAGGTGTTTTCCGGAATTCTGCGTTTTTGTTTACGAGCCAAAAATTTGTCGTAACCTGTAATTATAAACTCAAGAACATTTACAAATAAAAAATACAGTAATAAAACTTCCATGGGTTAAAAAATAGAAACAAAGATATTATTTTAGCTGTCCGAAATTATCTCCAAAATAGATTTAATTGTTTACAAAATTTCTAGTAACGGTGATAAATATAATAGGTAAGAATATTGTTTACACCAAATCAAATCAATGAAAAAATATATTGTATTGTTTTTATTTTCTTTTCAATTGTATTCTCAGGAAAAGTCAAAAATAGTTTATAGCAACGAAACCGTGGTAATAAATTCTGGTAATGCCTTAGAAGTTGAAACTTTTGTAAACGAAAGCAGAGCAATTTCAAAAAGCAAAAATACTCAGGAATATACTATTAGAATTCCTTTTGATAGTTTCAGTGAAATTTCAAATATAAAGGGGTCGACTTATATTACAAAAACAAATAAAAGGATAGATTTAAGTTCTTATTCTATTGCTACAATCGATGCAGAGAATGAAAACATTTATAAAAGCGACAATAAATACAAATATTTTGTAATGCCTAAAGTGGAAGATAATTCCTTAATTGAATTCTCTTATAAAACAAAGCTCAAACAACCTCGGTTTTTATCCAGTTTCCGATTTCAAAATCCGATAAAAACACAAACTGCAAAACTTCAGATTCGATGTAATTCTTCTACTGAAATTGGATATAAACTTTTTGGAAATTATCAGGAAAAAATAGCTTTCAGTAAAACTAAAGAAGGAAATTTTGATATTTATACCTGGGAAGCCAATGATATTCCTGAATTTGAAGGCGAAGAGAATATGCCTAGTTCTTTATATTTCATGCCACATATTATTTTTTATATCAAAAGTTATGAAATAGAAGAAAAAAAGAAGAGTTATTAGGTACACCTGAAAAATTATACCAATGGTATTATTCAATCACAAAAGATATTAATAAAACGGATCAAACGGCTTTGAAGAACAAAACATTAGATTTGATAAAAGATAAAAACTCTGATTTAGAAAAGGCAAAAGCGATATATCAATGGGTTCAGCAAAATGTTCATTATGTTGCCTTTGAAGACGGAATGGGCGGTTTTATTCCCAGGGAAGCTTCAGATATTTTTCAAAAGTTATATGGAGACTGTAAAGATATGGCGAATCTTTTGAATGAAATGTTTAGATATGCGCAATTGAATTCTAATCTAACCTGGATTGGAACACGCCACAAACCATACACATATGCAGATGTTCCAACGCCACAGGTAGACAACCATATGATTACGAATGTAGTTATTGATGGTAAAAGTTATTTTATGGATGCCACGGATAAATTTTGTCCTTTTCCGTTTCCTTCTACTTTTATTCAGGGTAAAGAAGCTTTGATAGGAAAAACAGAAAAGGAATTTAAAATAGAAAAGATCCCGGAAGTTGAATCTGGCAGGAATAAAACTACAATCCTGATGAAATTGAATCTGGAAAATTCCAGCATTGTGGGAGATGTAAGCGTATCTGTATCAGGTTTTAAAAAAGAGTTATTTATTGAACCATCTTTCTGCTTATAATCAAAAAGAAAGTGAAATTTGGAAAGACATCATTACTGAAAATAATCAGAAGATACTTTTGGATATTCAGGAACTGCAAAAAAACGACTATCAGGAATTGCCCTCAAAAGCAAATTTTAGATTAAAATTAGAAAATGGTATTAAAGATGTCAACGGCAAATTATTATTAAAACCGGTATTGCTTTTTCCATTAAAAGAAAGTCTTATTGATATTGAAAAAGAAAACTTTCTATAGAAAATGACTTTGCTTATGTTTATGAAATACAGTATGAGTATCAATTACCACTGGATTATAAAGTAGAATTTATGCCTGAAAATGCAAAAACTGAAAACGATTTGGGAAGCTTTGATATTCAATACAAGCTTCTGAAAAATAATCTTATAGTAACTCAAAAGATAGCATCAAAAAAATTACTATTAGAAAATAAGGATTTTATACTTTGGAATTCTTTTTTAAAAACACTAACCAAACACTACAATCAATCCATAATTCTTTCTAAATAATGAAAAAAATAACTCTATTTTTGGTCTTGTTATTCTTCTTTCAAAGTTATTCGCAGGAAATAAAAAGCTACACTTGGGACGAAAAACCAATCTTTGATGAAATTCCGGCTGAACACAAAGACCAGCCTGCAGTAGTCTTGTTTGACAAACGCTGGATACATACAAGAGTTGGAGCTTATGCTTATGCAACTTTTGGAATGAATCATTTTGCCATAAAAATCAATAAAGCCGGGGAAATTAACAAATACAATAAGATTAAAGCCCAAGACAACGGATACATTCGTGATGTTCGTGATTTTCATGCGCGTATCATAAAACCTAACGGAGAAATAAAAATAATACCTCAGGATAAAATTATCGAAACGGAGATAGACAAAGTAAAATCAATTGTTTTTGAAGGGGTAGAAGCCGGTGATATTTTGGAATATTATTTCATTATAAAAGAAAACCCATCCGCTTATGGAGTAGAAATTTTCCAGAAAGATATTCCGGTATTATTTGCCGAATTCACGCATACTCAGGATGGCGTAAAATTTGAAACCTATGCCTCTTCAGAGTTTAAAAAAACGGGCAGCAGCAGCAAAACGATATTGACAGCCACTAATATTCCGGTTATTAAAGAAGAATCGAATGCAAAAAACATAAAGAATCTGGTAAAGTTAATCTATATGGTTTCGACGCCATCAATGGACATTTATAATTGGAATTATTTTTTACCACAATATCTTGCTAAACCGTCTTTTCAATATTTTAAGAAAGCCCAGGCTAGAGAATTTATTCAAAAATTAAATATTGGTACTGAATCAACCGAAGAGAAATTAATTAAAATTGATGAGTACATAAAAACCAATTTTGATTTTATAAGTAGAGGAGAAACAGCTCAAAAAATTTCGAATTTAAATAACGGCAAGCAAAAATTAACAGCAAGTGATATTTTTGACTTATATGGATTCACACTCAAAGAATTAAAAATTCCCTATAAAGTTGCAGTAGGTATGTCGCGATTTAATGGAGAGATTGATACCGAAAAATTTGTTGTACCTCTATCTCATGAATTCATGTATTACA encodes:
- a CDS encoding glutamine--tRNA ligase/YqeY domain fusion protein; the encoded protein is MASEDKSLNFIEQIIEEDLKSGLSNSKLRFRFPPEPNGYLHIGHASSIALNFGLGIDYQSPVNLRFDDTNPEKEEQEFVDAIKKDVEWLGYTWAEECYASDYFQQLYDWAVLLIKKDKAYVDSQTSEEMAAQKGTPTTVGTDSPYRNRSVEENLDLFERMKNGEFEAGTHILRAKIDMKSTNMLMRDPIMYRILHKHHHRTGDTWKIYPMYDWAHGQSDYLEAISHSFCTLEFLPHRELYDWFLDQIIDENLIRPKQREFARRNLSHTVVSKRKLQQLVKEKHVNGWDDPRMSTISGLRRRGYTAASLRNFANTIGIAKRDNLINVSVLEFCIREDLNKIAPRVMAVLDPVKLVITNYPEGKEEWLEAENNQEDENAGFRKVPFSRELYIEREDFLEEAPAKYFRLTLGKEVRLKNAYIIKAESVIKDAEGNITEIHVTYDTDSLSGSGTEASQRKVSGTLHWVSIKHALEAEVRLYDRLFTDEAPDSYKEKNFLDFVNPNSLEIVTGYVEPSLATAQNEDKFQFQRLGYFTVDKDSTASKLVFNKTVGLKDAWEEKGKKEENSINNSLKEINKYFKVETKQERIAIESAIGESIATISSFSLLQNSLKKNINNNKASLLFSQFLLKYSNWKSSDFEDEDIKKLYTMSLRSESTYVRSKALLNLRDIENSDLRKQFEEDILKSYSNPPKNASEREIEILAEMTKK
- the folB gene encoding dihydroneopterin aldolase, whose translation is MGIIKLKNIRTFSYHGCMIEEGKIGSDYTVDLKIKTNLQQSAETDDLTDTVDYVHLNKIVTEEMAIRSHLLEHVAKRINNRILAEIQSVEKTTVWVSKINPPIGGDVESVTIKMTEIRK
- a CDS encoding LysE family translocator, coding for MINDILAGLPWGLVLSFMVGPVFFVLLETSITKGFRSAIVFDLGVVLGDIFFIAIAYLGSYRLISSLKDDPALFIFGGIIMLSYGIISFVKLKKVEKINDEEIDRDILKRNYGSLFVKGFLLNVINIGVLGFWLAVIISVGPKLEMQNSRMITFFTSVIITYLLVDCLKIVLAKQLKSKMTPVNILKIKKGISIVLMVFGVVLITQGWFPKEKEMMKNAFERIEK
- a CDS encoding head GIN domain-containing protein, whose protein sequence is MKKLIIIAVVLFFQMSFGQVTKTLGDFDTVKVYDKLHVKLVQSSENKLVIKGVREAELEAVNKNGILKIRMPFPKLLSGEDLEVTLYYKHIELIDVNEGAIVTSSETIKATSFKVSAQEGGKINVDLEVEKLKVSSVSGGEITLAGKASNQVASLGAGGYLLASKLETSQTTVSVSAGGKADVNASTLVDAKVSAGGSIYIYGKPKQINQKTVFGGKIEEVK
- a CDS encoding DUF2007 domain-containing protein produces the protein MESFKTIAIFNFEYETVVLKHLLEQEDIPYFFENEMTLSVVPFYTTALGGIKLKVHPNDFVQVQQILDNLNNPLKIV
- the rpiB gene encoding ribose 5-phosphate isomerase B, producing the protein MKISIGNDHAGPEYKKAIVAMLKAKGYEVTNYGTDSEDSVDYPDFGHPVATDVSEGKADFGIVICGSGNGIAMTVNKHPKVRAGLCWSKEIAVLVRLHNDANIISIPARFTSIPQAVEMVETFLNTEFEGGRHQNRVNKIACS
- a CDS encoding DUF1294 domain-containing protein — translated: MEVLLLYFLFVNVLEFIITGYDKFLARKQKRRIPENTLFFLAFIGGSIGLLTAMLIFSHKTAKTSFIVKFIGIILIQIVIIYFTINHKI
- a CDS encoding DUF3857 domain-containing protein — its product is MKKYIVLFLFSFQLYSQEKSKIVYSNETVVINSGNALEVETFVNESRAISKSKNTQEYTIRIPFDSFSEISNIKGSTYITKTNKRIDLSSYSIATIDAENENIYKSDNKYKYFVMPKVEDNSLIEFSYKTKLKQPRFLSSFRFQNPIKTQTAKLQIRCNSSTEIGYKLFGNYQEKIAFSKTKEGNFDIYTWEANDIPEFEGEENMPSSLYFMPHIIFYIKSYEIEEKKKSY
- a CDS encoding transglutaminase-like domain-containing protein, with amino-acid sequence MKNKTLDLIKDKNSDLEKAKAIYQWVQQNVHYVAFEDGMGGFIPREASDIFQKLYGDCKDMANLLNEMFRYAQLNSNLTWIGTRHKPYTYADVPTPQVDNHMITNVVIDGKSYFMDATDKFCPFPFPSTFIQGKEALIGKTEKEFKIEKIPEVESGRNKTTILMKLNLENSSIVGDVSVSVSGFKKELFIEPSFCL